The Blautia pseudococcoides genome segment TCGGGAAGCTGATAAGTAAAACGGTGATCACCATCCGGGGTGTCAAGAAGAAGGCGGCCTGCCGATGTCTCTGCCAGTTCAATGAAATCAAAGGTTTCATCTAAGAGTTCTGCGGAACCAGCTTCCATTGCAGATAGATCCAGCAGTGATACGAGCATACGGTTGATCCGGTCCTCAGCAGATAATATGGCATGGATATACTGCTGTTTTTTTGTATCATCCACCACGTCTATTAATCCTTCTGCATAGGCACGTATAAGTCCCAAGGGCGTTTTCATCTGGTGAGACAGGTTATCTGTCAGCTCTTTTCTCTGAGCCTGCAGGAGCCGTTCCTTCTGTACATCCTTTTCAAGCTGGATATTAGCATACTCCAGTTTCTGCAGAGCATCCTGCAGATTAGAGGACATGGTATTCAGGTTCTGTGAAAGTCTGCCAAACTCATCATTAGACTTGATTTGGCAGCGGGCAGTAAGATCCAGACAAGCCATTCGTTCGGCCTCCCGGTTAATTTCATTTAAAGGTTTAGAGATCAGACGACCCAGTAGATGATCTATACTTGTGATAACGGCTGCCATAAGAAAAAACCATATCAGAAAAGCAAAGCTGCGGTTTGTAGAAAGCTCTGAAGTAAAAAGGTAGAATAAAACAATGATTCCTCCCACCAATTTTGAAAGCAGAAGGGTTTTTTTACGGACGGTGTTCAAACGAAATGCAGACACTATTTTTTCCATAGTCATACCTCAAATTTATAACCGGAGCGGATAAGGGTCACAATATGCTGCCCTTCACTGCCCAGTTTTTGGCGCAGGGTTTTCATATGGGTATCCACTGTTCTGGTATTTCCCTCAAAATCATATCCCCAGATACGGTTAAGAAGCTGTTCACGGGAAAAGACCTGATTTTTATTCAGCATAAAGAGGCGCAGCAGTTCAAATTCTTTATGAGTGAGCACTGTGTCCCTGCCGCAGACGGTGACCGTGTGGGAGGAGAGCTGCATCACAATTTCGCCGGCTGTGACAATATCATGGGGATTGACGGACATGGCCCGGCGCAGAAGGACATTGATTTTTGCGAGTAGTAATTTAGGGCTGAAGGGCTTTGTGATATAATCGTCAGCTCCGTACTCATAGCCTTTTAATTTATCTGTCTCGCTGTCTTTTGCTGTGAGAAAAATGATGGGAATATTACACATTTCCCTGGCGATCCGGCATACAGTGAGGCCGTCCAGATGGGGCATCATAATATCTAGCACTGCCAAATCTACAGGATTGTTTTTCAGAATTGTCACAGCGTCTATACCGTCATCGGCCGTTATGCAGGTATGTCCGCCGTGGCGCATATAGTCCGTAAGGATTTCCTGCATACCTTTTTCATCCTCTGCTATTAATATGAGAGCCATTTTTGCCTCCTTTTGTATTTGTATTTATCTTTATCCTGTAAGGACTTGTCAAAATATTGTAGAATAGGTGTCGGACAGGGACTTACCTGTGTCAGCGGCTATGAAATCCGCTGGATTCGATTTCATTATATTACGTTCTAAAAGGGAATGCAAACAGAAAGGGAGCTGTCCACTTAGGATGCATTAGACCACATATCATCCGGCAGACAGCCCTTTTTAGGTGATGTGCATTGGTGTGAGATTTATTTTTGCATTCAGGACTATTTTAGTTATGGAGAAATCAGCGGTATTTCATTTACTACAGTACACTTTGTAGGCAATAATGTCAATGAATTCGCTGTTTGAAGGGCATCTGGAGAGTTTATACCCGGATAGTTCCTGCAGATATGCTTTATTATTATCCCAGCATTTTTCTATTACAGTCCGGATGTCGCGTTCCACACTGACTTTGGTAACCCCATATTTATGGGCAATGACAGGGTAGATATCCTTTGTCACTTTAAGACACTCATCATAATTCTCGGCGGCAATATGAATGGCGTCCAGCAGATAGCGGTACCCCTTATATTTTGATGTGATGCCGAATTGTCGTATGATTCTATCCTTTGTATGCATATTTATTTACCCTCCTCATATTTTCTATAATATTATAGAGGAGAAAGCTGTCAAGGAAGGAAAGTTCGACATTATAATACAAAAAAAGACCTCTGGTCCCTTTTTTTGCACCCTGCCGGACCGTTTAGGCACCGGCTGGTGTTTGACAGGTGAACCCTACAATAGTAAAATTGGCCTTGTAGCATCATCGAATTAAAAAAGTACATCATGTATTCTATGGAATGCGGAAAGGCGGGATATTATGGCAGCAGCCAAAAGGGTCATAGATTTTGTACCGGCGAAGCCGGAAGATACACGGGGTCTGCGTCTCCTTGCGTGGAAGTCAGAAGCTCACTGGGGATATAAAAAAGAATTTATGGAGGTATTTGACCATAAGTTTAATATCACAGAACAGTTTATTTTAGAAAATCCGGTTTATGTGTGCCGGGAAGGCGGGAGCCCAGCTGCATTTTGGGGCCTGAGGCGGAATGCAGACCAATGGGAGCTGGAATACTTTTATGTGGCGGAGCAGGAGCTTGGCAGAGGATACGGAAAGCAGATGTGGAACCATATGACTGGCTGGTGCAAGGCACAGGGTATTCTAACAATACATTTTGTCACCAGCCATCAGGCCACAGGATTTTATGAAAAAATGGGTGCCGTACAGAATGGAGAGTCAAAATCTATAGTGGACAATCGGCTGGTTCCGCATTTTGTATATGATATCAACAGCAGCCAGATATTCCGGTGAACATCGCACGGGGGACCCCTTTGTCATTAGTGTAAAATGTAAGGGACCCGAATGCTGTGAAAAGTTCGGATTTAAAGTTTTAAGTAGAACAGAGCCATTGAATCCAAACTTCATTCGGATTCAATGGCTCTGTGCAGGCAAGCCGCTTACGGCGGCTTACAAATAGTGGACCTGGCGGGAATCGAACCCGCGTCCGAAAGTCTATCCCTTGAGGCATCTCCCATCACAGTCATTCTTTTAACATTCCCTTATACAACCGCCGGATGACAGGCTGATGTACTTAGTAGCTTCATAAATCTTTTACTTTCTCAAAGCTTTGAAAGTAAAGGGCCCTGCAAAGTCGATGCCGGATTCCCAGGCAGCAGGTGACCTGGGGCCGACAAGCTGCAATTAGGCAGCTAACGCTAAATTATTATTGTCTGCGTTTATATTTAAGTTCCAGGTTGGTACGCAGTCCCGGAGTCTGCGGATGGCTTCCCCAACTTCAAAACCCCCGTCGAAACCAGTACAAGCCCATTTCTGGACTTCACTGTGGAAGTGTATTATAGAATATCACTTTATTATGATTTTGTCAAGGAGAAATGAAAAAAGTTTACCAGTCTTGACAGATATTTATGTCTGGGATAGACTTATTAAAAAGAAATAAAAGGGGCGGATACAGTGGCAGCTCCGGCGGAGGCAGTTACCACAGCGGCCGTTTTTCATCCCGCAGCAATTTAGTGGGAAAGATTGTTTTCGGGGTCAATGCCGTTTTGATCACCTGCGGCAGAGCTGTTGTGTAGGTGCCTGCCCATGAAATGCCATTTCTGTGTATCGCGAAACGTGCTACTGTTCACAAATTCAACAAAATTTTCTGATATATTTAAATATTATAGAATGTAACTATTCAGCTCCAAGGCAGAAATTCCATGGCCAAAGGTTTTTAAATGGATTTTTGTCAGTGATCGTAATGGAACTGTACCGTTATCATAGAGTAAATCGGACAGATAAGTCTGCAGAGATAGAAAGAGGGAACCGATATGGAAAAATGCAAAATACTGGTAGTGGATGATGAGAGCAGGATGCGCAAGCTGGTGCGGGACTTCCTGGTAAAGAAAGATTTTGAGGTGCTGGAGGCCGGCGACGGTGAGGAGGCACTGGATATTTTTTATGCTACAAAGGATATTGCCCTTTTGATCCTTGATGTGATGATGCCTAAGATGGACGGCTGGGAAGTGTGCAGGGAGATCCGCAGGGAGTCAAAGGTTCCCATTATCATGCTGACTGCCAGAGGGGATGAGAGGGACGAGCTTTTGGGATTTGAGCTGGGGGTGGATGAGTATATTGCAAAGCCTTTCAGCCCCAAGATACTGGTTGCCAGAGTGGAGGCTATTCTGAGAAGAACCAATATCTGCGGAAACAGTGATGTTTTGTCGGCGGGTGGTATTGAGGTGAATAAAGCTTCCCATATTGCCACTATTGACGGGCAGTCCATGGAGTTGAGCTATAAGGAATTTGAACTGTTGACGTATTTCCTGGAAAACCAGGGAATAGCACTTTCCAGAGAGAAAATTCTGAATTCTGTATGGAATTACGATTATTTTGGAGATGCCCGTACCATTGACACCCACGTAAAAAAGCTTCGCAGCAAATTGGGAGATAAGGGTGAATACATTAAAACAATCTGGGGCATGGGATACAAGTTCGAGGTATAAAACATGAGAAAATCAATTAAGGTGCGTCTGGCATTATCTTTTATCGGAATTATGCTTTTATCGCTCTTATCTATTACGGCGGTGAACCGCTTGTTTTTGGAGAAATATTATATTTCCAGAAAGGCGGATTCTCTGGAAACCGTATATAAAGCATTAAATGAGCAGGCTTATAATGACCCGGAGGGCAGGACGCACCTGCAGGGACTTTGTATTGAGAAAAACATTTCCTGGGTACTTGTGGATGTGAGCACACAGGACTGGACTATCATAGCCAATGACGGGCGAAATCCCGATTTGCTGGCTACCAGGCTTCTTTTTGGATATATCTGGGGAATGATGCCGGAAAACAGGGAAGTCATTACAGACAATGATTCTTACACGCTGGAGCAGAATACAGACGACAAAGAGAATGTAGTTTATCTGGACATGTGGGGCGTGATGAAGAACCGAAAGTGTGCCTTTTTGATCCGTATGCCCATGGCAAGTATCCGGGACAGTGTGGAAATCTCGAATATATTCTATATTTATATAGGACTTCTTGTGATTATGATCAGCAGCGCCGCAATTTGGTTTATGAGCAAGAGGATCACGAAACCACTGCTGGAACTGACGGAAATCTCAAGGCGTATGAGTAATCTGGATTTTGAGGCCAGATATGAAGGAGGAGGCGAGGATGAGATCGGCACGCTGGGCCAGAACTTCAACAAGATGTCCGAGGAATTGGAGCATACCATATCTGAACTGAAAACTGCCAACAATGAACTGCAGGAGGATATTGAGCAGAAGAAACAGATTGATGAGATGCGCAAGGAATTCCTTTCCAATGTTTCTCATGAGCTGAAGACCCCTATTGCGCTGATCCAGGGGTATGCTGAGGGATTGAAAGAATGTATCAATGACGATGCGGAGAGCAGGGAGTTTTACTGTGATGTGATCATGGATGAGTCTGCTAAAATGAACAATATGGTAAAAAAACTGCTGACCCTCAACCATCTGGAATTCGGCAATGACCAGGCTGCCATGGAACGGTTCGACCTGACAGACCTGGTAAGAGGCGTAGTGCAGTCTGCACAGCTCTTGGCAGACCAGAAAGGTGCCCAGATCTCCTTCCCTCAGTCTGAGCCTGTGTATGTGTGGGGAGATGAATTTAAGGTGGAGGAAGTGGTGACTAACTATGTGTCCAACGCACTGAACCATGTGGATGGAGCAATGAAGATTGAGGTGAAGATGATGAGAGGGGAAAATCATGTGCGTCTCTCTGTCTTCAACACAGGAAGCCCCATCCCGGAGGAGGAACTGGATAAAATCTGGATAAAATTCTATAAGGTGGACAAGGCACGGACCCGGGAGTACGGGGGAAGCGGTATTGGACTGTCAATTGTAAAGGCCATTATGGAGAGCATGCATCAGAAGTTCGGCGTGGTCAACTATGACAACGGTGTGGAATTCTGGTTTGAACTGGAAGAAAAGTGATATTACTGTTCATTCCGTTCTCAGCAACACGCTTCCCGATGCACAGATATGAAGCATTCTGCTCCATATCGCGCTGGCTGCTTCGGGATTTTTATGCCTTCGGTCTGAAAATACCTCGCGGGACAGTGGCGCGTGAACAGTAACAAAGTGATGACAGAAAGATGATGACTGGCGACACCTCCTTGCATTTTTCGATAGATTCTGCTAAACTAGAGAACATGATAAAAATGCAGGAGGGATGATTATGCCGCCTTTACAGGGAGATTGGCTGGAGGCTTTGAAGCCGGAATTCGGAAAAACATATTATAAACAATTGTTCGCCAAGGTGGGGCAGGAGTACCAGATGAGAAAGGTATTCCCCGCACCGGATGATATTTTTAATGCATTTCATTTTACCCCCTTAGACCAGGTAAAAGTGGTCATATTGGGACAGGATCCTTATCACAATGACGGACAGGCTCACGGCCTGTGTTTTTCTGTCAAGCCGGATGTGGAAATCCCCCCTTCTCTGGTGAATATTTACCAGGAACTGCAGGAAGACTGCGGCTGTTATATACCCAACAACGGATATCTGGAGAAATGGGCAAAACAGGGTGTTTTGCTTTTGAATACAGTTCTGACTGTGCGGGCACACCAGGCCAATTCTCACAGAGGAATCGGCTGGGAGGAGTTTACGGATGCGGCGATCCGTATTCTGGATGAACAGGACCGTCCCATGGTATTCCTTTTGTGGGGAAGACCGGCGCAGATGAAAAAGAGTATGCTGCACAATCCAAACCACCTGATCCTGGAAGCACCTCATCCCAGCCCGCTGTCTGCATTCCGCGGATTTTTCGGATGCCGTCATTTCAGCAAGGCAAATGCCTTTTTGCAGGAACATGGCCTGGAGCCAATTGACTGGCAGATAGAAAACAGATAAAGGAATTTGGACAAATGGGTAAAAAGAATAGTAATACATTAGTGAAAAATGCGTCTTTTTTAATGGTTGCGGCGCTGATATCAAAGATTATCGGAATGATATACAAAAGTCCCCTGTCTTCGCTCCTGGGAAGAGAGAGCTTTGCCTGTTTCCAGTTCGCGCAGAATGTATATTTTATTCTGCTGATGATCGCATCCTTCAGTATTCCGCAGGCTGTATCCAAGATCATGTCGGAGCGGATCGCATTTAAAAGATACAGAGACGCGCAGAGGGTGTTTAAGGGCGCTCTTTTATATGCAGTGTTAGCCGGAGGCGCTGTTGCCCTTATATGTGTGTTCGGTGCTTCGATCCTGGTACCGGACAGCGTGGCAAATGCAAGACTGGCGCTTCAGATGCTGGCCCCTACTATTTTCATATCAGGTATTCTTGGGGTGTTCAGAGGATATTTCCAGGCCTACAGGAATATGATGCCCACGTCTATCTCTCAGATCGTAGAACAGATAGCGGTTGCGGTTGTGGCACTGTTGATGGCAAACTTTATGGTTCACCATTTTGCAGGTGCAGGGGAAGATACGCTGCAGAGATGGAGCGCAGCCGGGGCAACCATTGGTACGGGAGCCGGTGTTACGGCAGCGCTTCTTTTTATGCTGTTCGTGTACAGCGTGAATAGGAAGACGATCAACCGCAGGATTGCCAGGGACAAGGTTTCTGTGGATGAGAGCTATCAGCAGGTCATGAGAAATATTGTGCTGATCGTGGCGCCTATCATTCTCAGCGCCTTTATTTATAATGTGAATGGTTATATCAATGGTGTGATGTACACCAGCATTTCAGATTTCAGAGGTATGGATAACAGCCAGGTAAAAGTGCTGTATGCAGAGTTTGGATTTTTCATGACACTGATCAATATCCCCCTGACACTGGCTAGTACGGCTCCTACCTCCATGATTCCGGAGGTGTCCGCCCATTATGCCACAGGGGATGTGAAAGGCGCCATTGAGAAAATAAATAATGCCACATGGATCAGTATGCTGATTTCCATGCCGGCTTCCGTGGGGCTTGCCGTACTGGCACAGCCGGTAACCGCTCTGCTTTTCCCTTCCACAGAAGGCGTAGCGGGACAATTGATGGTGCTTGGGGTGATCACAGTTATCCTGAACAGTACATCCAATATATCAAATGGGGTTCTGCAGGGAATCGGAAGGGCTAATGTCCCTATGATCAACGCGGCAATTTCTCTGGCTGTGGATATTGTATTTTTGGCGGTTCTGCTGTTTTTTACCAATGCGGGAATCTATGCCGTGGTCATTGCCATGATCGTATATGCCATTGTTATGTGTGTACTCAATGACAGGGCCCTGAAGAAATACCTGGGATATCAGAATCCGTGGAAATATGCTTACCTGCCTCCGTTTTTGGCAACGATTCCCATGGGGATCGTTGCGTTTGCCGTGTACAAAGGTGTGAGATTACTGGCAAAATCACTGCCGCACTCCAATCTGCTGGCCTTGATCCCTTCGATCGCGCTGGCTGCTGCTGTGTATTTCATTGCCTATCTCTTTATTGCAAAACCATCCCGACAGGAACTTCTGTCCCTGCCGGGAGGGACAAAGCTTATAGTGCTGGCCCAGAAACTGAGGATCATCTGACAAGATCGTAAGAAAAGCCAGCGGGCTGCACAGAATGGCAGCCCGCTGGCTTTTTCTTTTTGTCACTGCATCTTTTTGAATGCAGTGGATAGCATCAGCTTAATGCGGTTCAGCTGGTTTACCTCGCTGGCACCTGGGTCATAGTCAATGGCAACAATATTGGCATCCGGATAATCCTTACGGATGGCTTTGATTACACCTTTGCCCACAATGTGGTTGGGCAGACAGCCAAAAGGCTGTGTACACACAATATTAGGCGCTCCGCTGTGGATCAGTTCCATCATCTCTCCGGTTAAAAACCATCCCTCTCCGGTCTGGTTGCCGATGGATACAATAGGTGCTGCCATCTTTGCCAAGTCTTTAATATTGGCAGATGGAGTAAAATGTTTGCTTTTGGCAAACTCTTTGTTGGCTGCTCCTCTGATAAATTCGATGGCTTTGATGCCCATATTGGCAGTTTTTGCAGATGTTTTTTTGAATCCTAAATATTTTGCCTTGAAATTCTGGTTATAGAAGCAATAGCATAAAAAGTCGATCAAATCCGGGCAGACAGGTTCTGCCCCTTCTTTTTCCAGAAGCTCTGCCAGATGGTTATTGGCAGCAGGCAGGAATTTTACCAGAATTTCACCTACAATCCCCACTCTCGGTTTTTTCTCACCGGTGATAGGCAGAGTGTCAAATTCCCGGATCATCTGTCGGCAGATGCGGTTAAACTGCCCGAAAGTAATGTGTTTGGCGCTTATGAAACGGATGCAGCGCTTCTCCCATTTGCGGTGCAGGGCGTTGGCGGAGCCTTTGACGGCTTCATAGGGGCGCATACGGTAGAGGCATTTCATAAGTATGTCTCCAAACACCGCGCCGAACGCCAGTCTGGAGGCCAGCTTTGCGGTGATTTTAAATCCGGGGTTTTCCTCCAGCCCGCTTAAATTAATGGAAATAACCGGTATGTAGGACATATTTGCCTTGGCAAGTGCCCTTCGGATAAATCCGATATAGTTGGAGGCACGGCATCCGCCTCCGGTCTGTGACATAATGATCGCCACTTTGTGCAGATCGTATTTGCCGGACAAGAGTGCCTGCATAATCTGGCCCACCACCATCAGGGAGGGGTAACAGGCATCATTGTTCACGTATTTGAGGCCCACATCCACAGCTTCCTTGTTGTCATTGGGAAGCACTTCCAGATTGTACCCGCTGGCATTGAACGCTGCCTGCAGGATGGAAAAATGGATGGGTGACATCTGCGGGCACAGGATCGTATATTTTTTTCTCATCTCAGGTGTGAATACCACCTTTTTGATGGAGGATGGTGATATTTTCCGTTTGATATGCTGTTCTTCCTTGACCCGGAGGGCAGCTATCAGAGAGCGGACACGGATGCGGGCTGCACCCAGGTTGTTCACTTCATCTATTTTCAGGCAGGTGTAAATTTTGCCGCTGTCTGCCAGGATCTCATTTACCTGGTCTGTGGTCACGGCATCCAGTCCGCATCCGAAGGAGTTTAACTGAATCAAATCCAGATTCTCTTTTTCCTTCACAAAGTTGGCGGCAGCGTAAAGTCTGGTGTGGTACATCCATTGGTCATTGACACGCAGGGGACGTTCGATAGGTGCCAGATGAGAGACAGAATCCTCTGTCAGTACGGCAATACCGTAGGAGTTGATCAAGTCCGGGATACCGTGATGGATCTCCGGGTCAATGTGGTATGGCCTTCCGGCCAGCACGATGCCGCGTCTTCCTGTCTTATCCAGATAGCGGAGAGTCTCCTCACCTTTCCTGCGGATATCTTCTCTGCACTTGGCCATTTCTTTCCAGGCGGCATGGGCGGCGTCAGATACTTCTGAGGAGGAAATGTCTTTAAACTCTTCCAGCAGCCGCTCTGTGATGGTATCCTCATTGGTCATAGCTAAGAACGGATTGTGGAATTGGATTTCCGGATCATTCAGTTCGTCAATGTTATTCTTTATATTCTCCGCATAGGAAGTGACGATGGGGCAGTTGTAATGGTTAATAGAATCCTCAAATTCTTCCCTCTCGTACGGAATGCAGGGGTAGAAGATATATTTGACCCCCTGTTTGATCAGCCACGATACATGTCCGTGTGCCAGTTTGGCTGGGTAGCACTCTGATTCACTGGGAATGGACTCAATGCCGAGTTCATATATCTTTCTGGTTGAGGTGGGGGAGAGTACCACCTGATATCCCAGCCTGGTAAAGAACGTATACCAGAAGGGATAGTTTTCAAACATGTTCAGGACTCTGGGAATGCCCACCTTTCCTCGGGAAGCTTTATCCTCTGTCAGCGGTTCATAGGAGAACAGCATTTTATATTTATATTCAAACAGATTGGGAATATGTTCCTTGTTCTTCTCTTTGCCGATTCCCCGCTCGCAGCGGTTGCCGGAAATATACTGGCGTCCGCCTGAGAATTTGTTGATGGTCAGACGGCAGTTATTGGTACAGCCCCTGCAGTTTGCCATGGTGGTTTTATACTGGAGACTGTTGATCTTTTCAATAGGAAGCATGGTGGTTTCCTGGCCTGCCGTATAGCGCTCCCTTGCGATGAGGGCAGCACCGAAAGCCCCCATGATTCCGGCAATGTCCGGACGTATGGCTTCACAGTTGGCAATGCGCTCAAAGCTTCTCAAAACAGCGTCATTATAGAAGGTTCCGCCCTGTACGACAATGTGTTTTCCAAGCTCAGAGGCATCGGAAACCTTGATAACCTTATATAATGCATTTTTTATAACGGAATATGCCAGTCCTGCGGAGATGTCTGATACCTCCGCACCTTCTTTTTGTGCCTGTTTTACTTTGGAATTCATGAAAACAGTACATCTGGTTCCAAGGTCAATGGGATTTTTTGCAAAGAGAGCGGCTTTTGCAAAATCCTGTACACTGTAATTCAGAGAATTGGCAAAGGTCTCGATAAAGGAGCCGCAGCCGGAGGAGCAGGCTTCGTTTAGCTGCACACTGTCCACAGTATGGTTCTTTATTTTGATGCATTTCATATCCTGACCGCCGATATCCAGGATACAGTCCACCTCAGGGTCAAAGAAAGCGGCTGCATAGTAGTGGGACACGGTCTCCACTTCCCCCTCATCCAAAAGAAGGGCAGCCTTGATCAGTGCTTCCCCGTAGCCGGTGGAACAGGAGTATGCGATTTTGGCTTCCCGGGGAAGGTGGCTGTAAATTTCCTGAATGGCACGGATACTGGTTGCCAGGGGATTGCCGTTGTTGTTGCTGTAAAAGGAGTAGAGCAGGGAACCATCCTCCCCGACCAGGGCTGCCTTTGTTGTGGTGGAGCCTGCGTCTATGCCAAGATAGCAGTTTCCGCTGTAGCCGGAGAGATCGTCGGTTTTCACATTGTAATGACTCTGGCGCTCATTGAATTTGTCATAATCCGCCCTGGAGGCAAACAGAGGTTCCATACGGTTGACCTCAAATTCCATATGTATATTGGCTGACAGCCTGTCACGCATGGCAGTTACGGATACGCCGGGCGCAACCTTTTTCGCATTCAGCGCAGAGCCGATAGCTGCGAACAGATGGGAATTGTCAGGTACAATGGTATGCTCCTCATCCAGCTTCAGTGTCCGGATAAACGCTGTCTTCAGTTCAGACAAAAAGTGAAGCGGGCCGCCCAGAAATGCCACATGGCCGCGGATTGGCTTTCCGCAGGCCAGGCCGCTTATGGTCTGGTTGACCACAGCCTGGAAAATGGAGGCTGCCAGGTCCTCCTTGGTAGCGCCCTCGTTGATCAGCGGCTGGATGTCTGTCTTGGCAAACACACCACAGCGGGCAGCGATAGGATAAAGCGCCTTGTAATTTTTGGCGTATTCATTCAGGCCCGCGGCATCCGTCTGCAGCAGGGAGGCCATTTGGTCAATAAAAGAGCCGGTTCCACCGGCACAGATGCCGTTCATACGCTGTTCAATATTTCCGCCCTCAAAATAAATGATCTTTGCATCCTCCCCGCCAAGCTCAATGGCTACGTCGGTTCTGGGAGCCAGTTCCTGTAGGGAGGAGGATACAGCGATAACCTCCTGCACAAAGGGAACCTCCAGATGTTTTGCAAGTGTAAGTCCGCCGGAACCGGTGATCACCGGAAGGACTAAAAATTCTCCTAATTTTTTATATGCCTTATCCAGCAGTCCAGCCAGTGTATTCTGAATGTCTGCAAAGTGGCGTTCATAATCGGAGAAAAGGATTTCTTTTTCTTCATTTAGAACTGCGATTTTTACTGTGGTGGAACCAATATCAATTCCAAGACGGTATACATCTGCAGTATTTTTATTATCTGCTGACATGGTCAGGAGACCTCCTTCATAATAAATGGACGGATTTTATGCCGT includes the following:
- a CDS encoding sporulation initiation factor Spo0A C-terminal domain-containing protein, whose amino-acid sequence is MHTKDRIIRQFGITSKYKGYRYLLDAIHIAAENYDECLKVTKDIYPVIAHKYGVTKVSVERDIRTVIEKCWDNNKAYLQELSGYKLSRCPSNSEFIDIIAYKVYCSK
- a CDS encoding putative polysaccharide biosynthesis protein, with the translated sequence MGKKNSNTLVKNASFLMVAALISKIIGMIYKSPLSSLLGRESFACFQFAQNVYFILLMIASFSIPQAVSKIMSERIAFKRYRDAQRVFKGALLYAVLAGGAVALICVFGASILVPDSVANARLALQMLAPTIFISGILGVFRGYFQAYRNMMPTSISQIVEQIAVAVVALLMANFMVHHFAGAGEDTLQRWSAAGATIGTGAGVTAALLFMLFVYSVNRKTINRRIARDKVSVDESYQQVMRNIVLIVAPIILSAFIYNVNGYINGVMYTSISDFRGMDNSQVKVLYAEFGFFMTLINIPLTLASTAPTSMIPEVSAHYATGDVKGAIEKINNATWISMLISMPASVGLAVLAQPVTALLFPSTEGVAGQLMVLGVITVILNSTSNISNGVLQGIGRANVPMINAAISLAVDIVFLAVLLFFTNAGIYAVVIAMIVYAIVMCVLNDRALKKYLGYQNPWKYAYLPPFLATIPMGIVAFAVYKGVRLLAKSLPHSNLLALIPSIALAAAVYFIAYLFIAKPSRQELLSLPGGTKLIVLAQKLRII
- a CDS encoding response regulator transcription factor, with the translated sequence MALILIAEDEKGMQEILTDYMRHGGHTCITADDGIDAVTILKNNPVDLAVLDIMMPHLDGLTVCRIAREMCNIPIIFLTAKDSETDKLKGYEYGADDYITKPFSPKLLLAKINVLLRRAMSVNPHDIVTAGEIVMQLSSHTVTVCGRDTVLTHKEFELLRLFMLNKNQVFSREQLLNRIWGYDFEGNTRTVDTHMKTLRQKLGSEGQHIVTLIRSGYKFEV
- a CDS encoding sensor histidine kinase; its protein translation is MEKIVSAFRLNTVRKKTLLLSKLVGGIIVLFYLFTSELSTNRSFAFLIWFFLMAAVITSIDHLLGRLISKPLNEINREAERMACLDLTARCQIKSNDEFGRLSQNLNTMSSNLQDALQKLEYANIQLEKDVQKERLLQAQRKELTDNLSHQMKTPLGLIRAYAEGLIDVVDDTKKQQYIHAILSAEDRINRMLVSLLDLSAMEAGSAELLDETFDFIELAETSAGRLLLDTPDGDHRFTYQLPDHPVLVQADPKRLEQVLDNLFENARKNVQKKGEIRLTISCTEKELLFSLYNQCCPIPEADLPKIWSKFYRGQNTAGSGSGLGLAIVAQVLSLYQAPYGVQNLDNGVEFYFSFPFIT
- a CDS encoding sensor histidine kinase, translated to MRKSIKVRLALSFIGIMLLSLLSITAVNRLFLEKYYISRKADSLETVYKALNEQAYNDPEGRTHLQGLCIEKNISWVLVDVSTQDWTIIANDGRNPDLLATRLLFGYIWGMMPENREVITDNDSYTLEQNTDDKENVVYLDMWGVMKNRKCAFLIRMPMASIRDSVEISNIFYIYIGLLVIMISSAAIWFMSKRITKPLLELTEISRRMSNLDFEARYEGGGEDEIGTLGQNFNKMSEELEHTISELKTANNELQEDIEQKKQIDEMRKEFLSNVSHELKTPIALIQGYAEGLKECINDDAESREFYCDVIMDESAKMNNMVKKLLTLNHLEFGNDQAAMERFDLTDLVRGVVQSAQLLADQKGAQISFPQSEPVYVWGDEFKVEEVVTNYVSNALNHVDGAMKIEVKMMRGENHVRLSVFNTGSPIPEEELDKIWIKFYKVDKARTREYGGSGIGLSIVKAIMESMHQKFGVVNYDNGVEFWFELEEK
- a CDS encoding GNAT family N-acetyltransferase, which produces MAAAKRVIDFVPAKPEDTRGLRLLAWKSEAHWGYKKEFMEVFDHKFNITEQFILENPVYVCREGGSPAAFWGLRRNADQWELEYFYVAEQELGRGYGKQMWNHMTGWCKAQGILTIHFVTSHQATGFYEKMGAVQNGESKSIVDNRLVPHFVYDINSSQIFR
- the ung gene encoding uracil-DNA glycosylase; the encoded protein is MPPLQGDWLEALKPEFGKTYYKQLFAKVGQEYQMRKVFPAPDDIFNAFHFTPLDQVKVVILGQDPYHNDGQAHGLCFSVKPDVEIPPSLVNIYQELQEDCGCYIPNNGYLEKWAKQGVLLLNTVLTVRAHQANSHRGIGWEEFTDAAIRILDEQDRPMVFLLWGRPAQMKKSMLHNPNHLILEAPHPSPLSAFRGFFGCRHFSKANAFLQEHGLEPIDWQIENR
- a CDS encoding response regulator transcription factor, giving the protein MEKCKILVVDDESRMRKLVRDFLVKKDFEVLEAGDGEEALDIFYATKDIALLILDVMMPKMDGWEVCREIRRESKVPIIMLTARGDERDELLGFELGVDEYIAKPFSPKILVARVEAILRRTNICGNSDVLSAGGIEVNKASHIATIDGQSMELSYKEFELLTYFLENQGIALSREKILNSVWNYDYFGDARTIDTHVKKLRSKLGDKGEYIKTIWGMGYKFEV